AGCCAACAGGCTGATCATAAGTCTTGTCAAGCCAAGCTTCATCATAAAAGGTAGAAGAACAGCTGAAACATGTTGTTGACTCTCAAGGATAGCTAATAACAATCCTACACTCTGATCAAAAAGGAAAATTGTTAAGCTAGAGGAAAAAAGACAAGTTAATCAATCAAATATAAAACTGATAGGGATTAAAAGAGGAACCCAGAAATACAAAATTACAAATGCCTAAACCGGCAGTTTCATGCTTTATGCAAATCAGCTTCAGAATGCAATTTCATATTATCTATTAatgctaaaaaaattgttaaatctAAAAGTTAATATTAGCTTCTAAAATATCTTAAATCAATAACTCGTTAACCATCAGCCTACCAACCTCATTACTACTTAAGAAGGTTTGATAGATTTCATGTTGGTATTGCTGGCAATATGGTGTTGCTAGCAATATTATTCAGATTTCCTGACTTTTTACTTCTGGACCGGACCAGCCACCAGTTTCCAGTTATAGCAGCCTGCCCTGCCAGTCCGGACCATTTTTAATATACTGGTCAGGTGCCATGCTTGCACAAATATTTGTCAGATTCCATAATGAGCATAAAACACTTTCCTACCTTCTCTACAAGCTGAGGATTCAAGGTATTTTCTGCAACCCATATAATACGGCTCAGAATATGTTCCGACTGCAGTGCCTCAGCCCATGTCTTACACTGGTCACCTTGAAGACCCAAAGTCAATAGCCTGTGCCAAAAGAAAACTAACTCTAAAAAAGATATACAGAACATACAAGAATAGGAACAATGTGATACATGAAGCAAATCAAGTATGTTTGATCCTCCTTGATGTCTAAAAATGACTCGGAATTTCACCAATTTCATCAGAAACTACGACAATATTGAATGTACTTTAAGAGGACAtgtgataagataagatgaCACCATAAAGTGAATGTAAATAAgatacttgaaaaaaaaaattaggtgtCTTTTCTTTGTGATAACAGTGCATGAACTGATTCAAATAATAGAAGATTAATGGTtggaaaaagaataaaaagcaaaaagaaaaataaaacaaagaaaagaaaaatggaaaacatAACATCAATAAGCCAACACCAATTATGATGACAAAAAAAACTGAGAAGTTCCTAATTCAAGAAGAGATAGCTATGACAAAACATTTAAATGCAAGCAAAGTAATATTACCGGCAAGCTTCACACAAGCATTGAGGGTCATCCAAAAACAGTTGTTCAACTATTATTTCAATCAGTCCGTTTGTTGAGACTATGTGCTCCATTGGAACTTCATGGCAGGCTAGGTTTCCAATGATGCCAAGACAGATCTCCTGATAAAAGTAAAGGCTTGATGATTGCCATTAAGCTAAACCGGACCAACAAAGAAAATGCAGTCCCATGATAAAGTTAATGAAGtgaaaaatgatatatttaGAATTCAAAGAATTTTCAAGTAACAAGTACTAATGTGGCTTACTGTAATTCGTACTGATTGTGAAATCCCTAGGTGAGCCAAAAGCACTTCAAGTATTAGATTCTCCACCTGCAAATATATTGAACAATAATACTCTAGTAAGTAGGAGAAGTAGAACTCTGATAACAGGAATAAGAGCAATATAGTTCTTTCATATTTGGAACAAGTTCGCCCACCATAAAATCCAGTTGCATTCGTACATCAGCATTGCCCTTGTACATATTATAAAAAGACATTTTGATGAATATCAATATCATCAACCTTGAAGTTGTACATGGCATGGCACTATCTTAAACTGCTTTATCATTATCCAAAATTAAAACACGTGAAAGATCAAATGAATGATATTACACTGActaagaaaaaaataacaattaattacCATTAGTTCAGCATGAGTCCTACTAGCAGCAAGATCCcacaaaacacaaccaaactcTTCCCAAACATCTTCTCCAGCTATATTATGAGGCTGTTCCAGTCTACAAAGTGActcttcatcttctccatcttGGCAAGAACTATCAACATCATCAACCGACTTCATCTTTTCAGCCCCATTTTCCACTGATTTTTGAGCTTGCTCTCTATATGGAGAAGCTTCATTTCCGCACTCTTCCATGTAATCAGCATTTGACTCTTTGCCATAGACAGCATCACCAGCATCAACTTGATAGGAATTTTGATCATTACTCGCACCATTCGGAATAAGTTTTCTTATCAAAGATATAATATAACTAGGATCAATCGTAGTTGAAATGTCAAACAACTGtgcaaaacaataaaaatatcatttttaaactcGCAACTTATCACCATTTCGGTAAAAAGGAAGAAAACAAATTATCACTTACTATACAGATTCAGCTAAAATTAATTACACCAGTAGTAGCATATGCAAGCACACTAGCTTTTTAACCATTAAAATACAACACCAATAAAAGCTCATCAACCAAATAAAACATACCTAGTTACAATAGCAGAACATTCAGCTACTATTAATCAGTTGTATACATGTAAAGCGGAGCTTAAATTAATTCAGCCATTAAGAGTAACGCAAGCACACACAGGATCTGATTGATTCTAACCAAACAGAAACTTAAAAACCCTAGCTTATAATAATTGGCTCACATATACACAGATTCAATTAgagattataaaattttaacttgGAAAAGAGTAGTGACCTCGTCGGGTGGTGCAGAAGGGTGATGTGACAGAGAAGGTGCATCATTGTCGTTGTCAGCTTCTTCTTCTTGATCTTGTTCCAGtggatttgattttgattcTAAGGCCATTCAAGTTTTGTTGGCTAATCTCTTCGTAGAAACTGTTCTTGGAGCGaggaaaaaaaatggagggGAATGTAATGAGAATAGTCAGTCCCTCGcaattttgtttcgaaatttcTTAATTATTCTTTGTTACGGATTTGCTAATTTTTTCctaaatttgtttttaacatattcttttaattttaaacatattCCAAAATGAAGTTGTATAATTTTAGAGCAAATGGAAATGATAAATAAtagtactattatttttaactaGGAGGAAATAGTTTGTAAAAAGGGAAAAGGGGCAAATATGCCCCTACAGTATATGGTGGAGTGCAAGTAAGCCCCTAATGAATTTTCAGTCTCATTTAACCCCTTAACCTTTCAAAGTTGGAGCTATTAAGCCCTGTATTCTAACATTGTTAAAGAATTGAGCAGCTCCGTTAGTTATCATCAACATGGAATGCTGATGTGGATATGTTTGATAAAGCTGGGCCCACATGTCCATCTTCAAAACAatgattcatatttttattccaCCCATAAATTATCTGGTTTATTAATCTTCTTCCCTTTCTCAAAAGCAGCCATTAACAAACAATAGTTAAAACCCATTTAATCACTCCCGATAGGTTTCAGCCAAAATCATAAAGACTCTCATTTCATTTCAGCTGCATTTCAACAACTCATGATTTAGCCCTCAAATCCTACAATCTGAAACAACAAATGTTGCGGCGACAGATAATGGTGCGAGTCTTTAAGCTTTTGGAGTACCAATGCGCGCAACGACATCAAATCCTGTTGCGAATCTCTCGACGTAATCATCCAGACCCATAACTGTATTGCGATTTAGTCCCTCAATGGAGGATATTCAGATGGATTGATGACTTATAGTTTGTTGCCGATGCCGGCCGTAATGAAGAAATCGAATCTTGATTAGAGGTTTTTGTGCTTGGTTTTGAAGTTCATACTAGCAGTGATGAACTTGTGCTTCAAATCTATCTCTGTGGCAACTATTCTTATTTCTTTCTCAAGTTCCAGCCGTTCGATTCAAAGATCTTCAAGAAATGAGCCGTTTAAATCAACAAAATTTCTCTCATCCATTTCttctatttttatcaattatgagGTGTTCTTCTATTTTGGCTGGCGGTGAATGGGTGGTAGTAAAAGGGATTAAGTGATGAATGAAAAAGGTGCAGGGAGTATTGGAAGGGTTATGTACAAAGGGTATAatggtaattttttatttgactgAAAAGTCTTATGTGgcaaaaaatgaataaaatatgtTGTTAATGTCAGCGTTTAACTGTCCATGTACACAAAATATAACGGAGTCTTTGACAACTTCACACTAAGGGCATAAGTGAGCTAACTTTAAAAGGTTAAGGGGTTAATTGAGATTGAAAATTCATTAGGGGCTTACTTGCACTTTACCATATACTATAGGGGCATATTTGCCCCTTTTCCCTTGTAAAaataatgagaaaaaaaaagaattaatggCTTAAATTCACCTGCCGCCTCTGATTTTGGAATCTTTTAACCGTTCTTAAAAATCAATTTCGTTTATAAAATCTccgaattttgattttgaagtgAGTAAACTCTTTACCGTCAGTTTTTATCTAACATCGTTAATACTTACTAACGtggcattttaaaaaataaaaataatacattccAAATCATCTACCACGtcatcaaaacattttaaaaattcaaaatatctaaaatgcctttagatataaaaaaaccaaaaatataaaaatacaactcGATACCTGCTGCCCTCCCTTATTTTTCGGCCACGCTGTTCTTAAACAAACCCATCTGAATTTGTCTGAGGACAGATCTGTTTGTCCTTCGGTTGAACAGGTCGCTCG
This region of Mercurialis annua linkage group LG1-X, ddMerAnnu1.2, whole genome shotgun sequence genomic DNA includes:
- the LOC126661880 gene encoding uncharacterized protein LOC126661880 isoform X3, translated to MMHLLCHITLLHHPTRKLIPNGASNDQNSYQVDAGDAVYGKESNADYMEECGNEASPYREQAQKSVENGAEKMKSVDDVDSSCQDGEDEESLCRLEQPHNIAGEDVWEEFGCVLWDLAASRTHAELMVENLILEVLLAHLGISQSVRITEICLGIIGNLACHEVPMEHIVSTNGLIEIIVEQLFLDDPQCLCEACRLLTLGLQGDQCKTWAEALQSEHILSRIIWVAENTLNPQLVEKSVGLLLAILESQQHVSAVLLPFMMKLGLTRLMISLLAFEMSTLRCERVPERYSVLDVILRTIEALSTLDGHSQEICCNEELFQLVCDLVKLPDKAEVASSCATASVLIANILSDVPDLASEVSYDLTFLQGLFDILPLASDDLDAWRALWSIIARLLVRVKESEMDLSSLHQYVLILVSKADVIEDDLLDQQLEMTNEESRTSTSSNGKSDARNIALRRIVNILNQWITSKGHKEGDDMEEHYDINVKVGGLMKSCHKHIEHSVLKSGT
- the LOC126661880 gene encoding uncharacterized protein LOC126661880 isoform X1 codes for the protein MALESKSNPLEQDQEEEADNDNDAPSLSHHPSAPPDELFDISTTIDPSYIISLIRKLIPNGASNDQNSYQVDAGDAVYGKESNADYMEECGNEASPYREQAQKSVENGAEKMKSVDDVDSSCQDGEDEESLCRLEQPHNIAGEDVWEEFGCVLWDLAASRTHAELMVENLILEVLLAHLGISQSVRITEICLGIIGNLACHEVPMEHIVSTNGLIEIIVEQLFLDDPQCLCEACRLLTLGLQGDQCKTWAEALQSEHILSRIIWVAENTLNPQLVEKSVGLLLAILESQQHVSAVLLPFMMKLGLTRLMISLLAFEMSTLRCERVPERYSVLDVILRTIEALSTLDGHSQEICCNEELFQLVCDLVKLPDKAEVASSCATASVLIANILSDVPDLASEVSYDLTFLQGLFDILPLASDDLDAWRALWSIIARLLVRVKESEMDLSSLHQYVLILVSKADVIEDDLLDQQLEMTNEESRTSTSSNGKSDARNIALRRIVNILNQWITSKGHKEGDDMEEHYDINVKVGGLMKSCHKHIEHSVLKSGT
- the LOC126661880 gene encoding uncharacterized protein LOC126661880 isoform X2, which codes for MALESKSNPLEQDQEEEADNDNDAPSLSHHPSAPPDELFDISTTIDPSYIISLIRKLIPNGASNDQNSYQVDAGDAVYGKESNADYMEECGNEASPYREQAQKSVENGAEKMKSVDDVDSSCQDGEDEESLCRLEQPHNIAGEDVWEEFGCVLWDLAASRTHAELMVENLILEVLLAHLGISQSVRITEICLGIIGNLACHEVPMEHIVSTNGLIEIIVEQLFLDDPQCLCEACRLLTLGLQGDQCKTWAEALQSEHILSRIIWVAENTLNPQLVEKSVGLLLAILESQQHVSAVLLPFMMKLGLTRLMISLLAFEMSTLRCERVPERYSVLDVILRTIEALSTLDGHSQEICCNEELFQLVCDLVKLPDKAEVASSCATASVLIANILSDVPDLASEVSYDLTFLQGLFDILPLASDDLDAWRALWSIIARLLVRVKESEMDLSSLHQYVLILVSKADVIEDDLLDQQLEMTNEESRTSTSSNGKSDARNIALRRIVNILNQWITSKGHKEGDDMEEHYDINVKVGGLMKSCHKHIESSTVN